A genomic region of Bdellovibrionales bacterium contains the following coding sequences:
- a CDS encoding MBOAT family protein, with translation MSFASLDYFLFLSIVILVSSIFSSHKKTIITVSSLIYLGSWGSVTLVVFLSLFLMNAWAVWRYRQNRSSFIFSIAIIGNFGALIFYKSRLMNSVAGSYGVDVLRDNLIPVGLSYYVFQMVAYLIETQRGLIRKPFKFSEYLFFNSFFAQVTIGPIERFREMADQIRAEVQVTSQDFRVGLSLIFLGLFKKIVVADRFLDFIRIGDPGEEKLAGLSLMLYLLLSFFQLYCDFSGYTNIAEGSARLLGFRLSPNFDRPYLATSVPDAWRRWHMSLLAWIKDFIFYPLVLKGKRIYPAMLISFLITGIWHSLSWSYVVWAFYWTGLTILDSESRRFHRFKEKIPVLLKRAYVLACLSFSTLFFMSHSPGNFWSHFLRLFRWETEVFSSFWRLEGLQATEFGIGLFSLIFLLFIEVFWERAREWPLLDYLRLACLIVLIASLGRSNSYEFIYLSF, from the coding sequence ATGAGTTTCGCATCGCTTGATTACTTTTTGTTTTTATCGATCGTGATATTGGTTAGCTCAATTTTTTCAAGCCATAAAAAGACAATCATCACTGTTTCTAGCCTTATCTATTTGGGCTCCTGGGGCAGTGTGACTCTCGTTGTATTTTTATCACTTTTTTTGATGAACGCTTGGGCGGTTTGGCGGTATCGCCAAAATCGATCTTCTTTCATTTTTTCTATTGCTATCATTGGAAATTTTGGAGCACTCATTTTCTACAAATCGCGTTTGATGAACTCCGTCGCCGGCTCTTATGGGGTGGATGTTCTTCGAGATAATCTCATTCCAGTTGGTCTTTCCTATTATGTATTTCAAATGGTGGCCTACCTGATTGAAACCCAGCGCGGGTTGATCAGAAAGCCATTTAAGTTTTCTGAGTACCTCTTTTTTAATTCGTTTTTCGCTCAGGTCACGATTGGACCTATTGAGCGATTCCGTGAAATGGCAGATCAAATACGAGCAGAAGTGCAAGTGACCTCTCAGGATTTTCGAGTTGGCTTGTCTTTGATTTTTCTAGGACTATTTAAGAAGATTGTCGTGGCAGATCGGTTTCTTGACTTTATTAGGATTGGAGATCCAGGTGAGGAGAAATTGGCTGGACTGAGTCTGATGCTTTACTTGCTCTTGTCTTTCTTTCAACTCTATTGCGATTTCTCGGGATATACGAATATTGCCGAGGGCTCAGCTCGATTATTGGGATTTAGGTTGTCTCCTAATTTTGATCGACCATATCTGGCGACCTCAGTTCCTGATGCCTGGCGGCGTTGGCATATGTCCTTGCTCGCATGGATCAAGGATTTCATATTTTATCCTCTGGTCCTAAAAGGCAAGCGAATTTATCCAGCCATGCTGATTTCATTTTTAATTACTGGAATCTGGCACAGCTTGAGCTGGAGCTATGTTGTGTGGGCGTTTTACTGGACTGGATTGACAATTTTAGATAGCGAATCTCGTAGGTTTCACAGATTTAAGGAGAAGATACCTGTCTTGCTAAAGCGGGCTTATGTGCTGGCCTGCCTTTCCTTTAGTACTCTGTTTTTTATGAGCCATTCTCCTGGAAATTTTTGGTCTCACTTCTTGAGACTATTTCGTTGGGAGACAGAAGTTTTTTCCAGCTTTTGGCGGCTGGAGGGGCTACAGGCCACCGAATTTGGAATTGGCTTGTTTTCCCTGATCTTTCTTTTATTTATTGAAGTTTTTTGGGAAAGGGCAAGAGAATGGCCGCTGCTAGATTATCTTCGGTTGGCATGTCTCATTGTCCTCATTGCCTCTTTGGGCCGGTCAAATTCATATGAGTTCATCTATTTGTCCTTTTAG
- a CDS encoding alanine racemase — translation MDKIEVYLNENLSNLSTPCYIYSKDKLDGQIDRLRENLPPETKILYSLKANPNSDVLGHLKNLVDGFDVSTPGEAARIFEIVKSPNYLSYVGPAKTKEDIATVLRDFPHAHVVVESTEEFHEVSNLGRSLNAKINVMIRLQMSMVYLASGRKVKEHFSQFGMAEDEVEREFRNYFDAPFVNLLGFHCHAGSNFLSHSLVKSNLEIFLDFVEKLVVRFKFYPQMVNLGGGFGLPVFPGQTEFDLFEFCRLLEQDLSQRKKNEYFRQVNFIFELGRYISGPAGIFLTRVLRKKKLGQRSVAILDGGFSQNMGLVGFDQIIKKRHVFRVLGYSKDRPEELVTLVGPSCYSADVLAEDILLPRLEVGDHICVSHSGAYGKSFSPTDFLCGKKPGEFLI, via the coding sequence ATGGATAAAATTGAAGTTTACTTAAACGAAAATTTATCAAACCTCTCCACGCCATGCTACATTTATTCGAAAGACAAACTCGATGGTCAAATTGACAGATTAAGAGAAAATTTGCCTCCAGAGACAAAAATTCTTTACTCTTTGAAGGCCAACCCTAACTCCGATGTCTTAGGTCATCTTAAAAATCTCGTTGATGGCTTTGATGTCAGCACACCCGGAGAGGCAGCTCGTATTTTCGAAATTGTGAAATCTCCAAACTACTTGAGCTACGTTGGGCCAGCAAAGACGAAGGAGGACATTGCGACTGTTTTGAGGGATTTTCCACACGCCCATGTTGTGGTTGAGTCAACCGAAGAGTTTCATGAGGTGTCGAATTTGGGAAGATCGCTCAATGCAAAGATCAACGTGATGATTCGATTGCAAATGTCAATGGTGTATCTGGCCTCAGGTCGAAAGGTGAAGGAGCATTTTTCTCAATTCGGAATGGCTGAGGACGAGGTAGAAAGAGAATTTCGGAACTATTTCGACGCTCCATTCGTTAATTTGCTTGGTTTTCATTGTCATGCAGGTTCAAATTTTTTGAGTCACAGTTTAGTGAAATCAAATCTGGAGATCTTTCTTGATTTCGTCGAAAAGCTCGTTGTCCGGTTTAAATTTTATCCCCAAATGGTGAATCTTGGGGGCGGTTTTGGATTGCCCGTTTTTCCTGGGCAAACCGAATTTGACTTGTTCGAATTTTGTAGACTTCTTGAGCAGGATCTTTCACAGAGAAAGAAAAACGAGTATTTTAGACAGGTCAATTTTATCTTTGAGTTGGGTCGATACATTTCGGGACCTGCGGGGATTTTTCTCACGAGGGTGCTGCGAAAGAAAAAATTAGGTCAGAGAAGTGTGGCCATTTTGGATGGGGGATTTTCCCAAAATATGGGTTTGGTCGGATTTGATCAAATCATAAAGAAGAGACATGTTTTTCGTGTTCTGGGTTATTCCAAGGATCGCCCAGAGGAATTGGTGACTTTGGTGGGCCCCTCTTGTTACTCGGCCGATGTCTTGGCGGAAGACATCCTGTTGCCACGTTTGGAAGTGGGGGATCATATTTGCGTGTCTCATAGCGGAGCTTATGGCAAATCGTTTAGTCCCACTGATTTTTTGTGCGGGAAAAAACCGGGCGAATTTTTGATATGA